CAAAGAGTTGTGTTTTTTACCCAACATGTTCTGAGTATATGTACCAAGCAATAGTTAAATATGGTATTTGGAAAGGTAGTAAGCTTGGCTTACGAAGGCTTTCTAAATGTCATCCATGGGCAAAACCTACCATTGATCCACTTCTGTAATATTCTTTCGTAATCCCTACTTTCTGCTACAATGGGGGAATGTTACTATTACTTTGGAATTTCATACTCTATAAACCCCTCCTTAATGCTTTGGTCTTTCTAACATCGATTGCTCCGGCGCACGATGTCGGTATTGCGGTCGTTCTCCTTACTATTGTCGTTAAATTGATACTTTTTCCTTTAACCAAGAAATCGATTATTAATCAGGCGAAAATGAAGAATATTGAGGGTGAAGTCGCAAAAATAAAGGCAGAAACCCCTGATAAGACAGAACAAGCTAAAAAAACCTTTGAATTGTATAAGGCAAATAAGGTCAATCCATTTTCGAGTTGTCTTGTTGTGCTTATCCAGTTCCCTATCATTATTGCGCTCTATCAGACATTCAAGAATGGACTAGATCAATATCCAGAACTTCTCTACTCTTTTGTTCATTATCCTGAACACATACGGACATTTTTCCTTGGATTTATTGATATAACCAAACACAGCTTACTCTTAGCTATTTTGGCTGGCGTAACACAGTTTATACAGGCTCACCTCTCGTTTTCATCAACTGCGCCAAGCGTCCCAGTAAGCAAGGATGCTTCGTTTAGTGCTCAACTGGGGCAAAGCATGCAATTTCAAATAAAGTATCTCCTGCCGCCATTTATAGCCTTTATTGGCTATACCGTGTCAGCAGCTATCGTACTGTATTGGGTAACTAGCAACATAGTAAGTATTATTCAGGAAGTTATCATTAGAAAAAAAGCTGGTTTATTAGACACCAAAGCACTTTTTAAGTTTAGAAATAAATGAAAGATGAAACTAAAAAATTATTGGATGATCTCATACTGAAAAGTGGTTTTGATGTTGTTAAAACTGAAGTGATTCTTGATGAGACTGGTTCGTACTATTGGTATCACATTGAAACTAGTGAGCCGAAATATTTGATTGGTCATAACGGAGAAACACTACAAGCGCTTAATCATATTGCAAGAAGAATGCTTGAAACAATAGAGACTGTAGATGACAAAACCATACTGATCGATGTCAATAACTACCAAAAGACCAGAGTAGATAATTTAAAAACAATAGCTCATATGATGGCTGAGCGAGCGATATTTTTCAAATCTAGCGTTGAGATTGACCCAATGTCTGCTTTTGAACGGAAAATCATCCATACTTTTTTAGAGAATAAGAACGACATTAAAACAGAATCAACAGGCATTGGTCGTGACCGACGAGTAGTCATCAAATATATAGGGAACATCTAAATAATTGCGAATTTACAACTACAAATTACGAATGCATACTGTATTTCAATTCGTCATTCGTAATTTTTAATTACAACTAAAATAAGACGATTATTTTCTTCTTGTGGGGCGTAGGTCCTCATCGAGAATAATCGTTTTTTTATTTTAGTTGAATTGATAGCTCCAAAGTGATCCATCGATTTTGTTGGTGAAATATATAAATTTTTCAGATGGATCAGTAAACAGTTTTGTCATGTCGATCGGGGATTGATTGATTGTGCTTGGATCGACAAGGTTGGCAAAGATGTTTGTTGTCAGGTTGATTCTCCAAAGTGAATCATCGAAAGCTACTTTGCCTTGGTACCATGCATCGGGATATGTTTCGACTGGTAGAGCCTTAGGTATGCCGCAATATAGAACCTGGCTACCTATTCCCCAGGTAC
The Candidatus Nomurabacteria bacterium genome window above contains:
- a CDS encoding YidC/Oxa1 family membrane protein insertase; translation: MLLLLWNFILYKPLLNALVFLTSIAPAHDVGIAVVLLTIVVKLILFPLTKKSIINQAKMKNIEGEVAKIKAETPDKTEQAKKTFELYKANKVNPFSSCLVVLIQFPIIIALYQTFKNGLDQYPELLYSFVHYPEHIRTFFLGFIDITKHSLLLAILAGVTQFIQAHLSFSSTAPSVPVSKDASFSAQLGQSMQFQIKYLLPPFIAFIGYTVSAAIVLYWVTSNIVSIIQEVIIRKKAGLLDTKALFKFRNK
- a CDS encoding membrane protein insertion efficiency factor YidD, translating into MVKKVVLIAIRVYQKVFSLDTGILPWLGLIKTKSCVFYPTCSEYMYQAIVKYGIWKGSKLGLRRLSKCHPWAKPTIDPLL